CGGTTTTTGCGGAAATAAAAGATGAAGTTGTTAGAAAAAAAATATTTGATGTTTTGGTTCCCCGGTACAAAGACCGTGCTGGCGGATTAACTAAGATATTCATAGTTGGTACAAGGCGTGGCGATGCAGCTTCCGTTGCCATAATAAAACTACTTAGTTAATGGATCTATCTAAAAATGTTTAATTACCTTTTAAGTTTGTTTTCTAATGATATGGGAATTGACCTCGGTACTGCGTCGGTTCTTGTATATGTTAAGGGTCAGGGCATTGTTCTGAGAGAACCCTCGGTTGTGGCTATTGAAAAAGACACAAAAAGGGTCCTTGCTGTAGGTGAAGAAGCAAAGAGAATGCTTGGCAGAACCCCTGCTAATATAATTGCGATAAGGCCATTGCGCAATGGTGTAATTGCCGACTTTGAAATTACAGAGCAGATGATAAGATACTTCATAAAAAAAGTACACAATCGCAGAAGCTTTTTGCACCCTCGTATAGTAATTGGTGTGCCTTCAGGTATAACCGAAGTTGAGCGCAGGGCTGTACGCGAATCAGCTGAACAGGCAGGAGCGAGGCAGGTTTATTTAATTGAAGAGCCCATGGCGGCCGCAATTGGCGCGAATTTGCCAATACAAGAGCCAGAAGGCAGTATGATAGTTGATATTGGTGGCGGCACAACAGAGGTTGCGGTAATATCTCTTGGTGGTATGGTGGTTTCAAGGTCATTAGGCATTGCCGGCGATGAAATGAACGAAGCGATTGTTCAGTATCTTAGAAAAAAATATAATCTACTTATTGGTGAAAATACCTCGGAGGAAGTAAAAATTAAAATCGGTTCGGTTTTTCCGATGGTAAAAGAAACAAGCATGGAAGTAAAAGGGCGCGATCAGGTAACGGGATTGCCTAAAATTATATCTATAACTTCTGAAGAAATTCGCTCGGCGCTTGCTGAACCTATGAAAGCAATAATTGATGTAATAAAAAGCACACTTGAAGAAACTCCCGCTGAGTTATCAGCCGACTTGGTAGATAGGGGTATTGTGCTTGCGGGCGGCGGTTCTTTGTTACATGGTCTTGCAGACCTGCTTGCTCATGAAACAGAACTCCCGGTAGTTAACGCAGAGGACCCATTAACATGCGTTGTGCGCGGCACTGGTAAATATCTTGAAGAACTTGATAATATCAAGTACAGCAGAAAAAGTATAATTTAAGAACTTACTCCCGAATTAAACCTTAAAAATTATGGGGTACAACTCCCCACAGGGAAAGATGCAAAACCCTTCCACAATTCATTCTAACCCAATTAAAACCCTAATAGTACTTTTGCTAATTGGTTTTCTATTATTAGCTTCTCATCTCACAGAAAAAATAGTTGTAATGAAGAAATTTATGTTTTATGTACTTGCTCCAAGCGCTACATCTGCTTCTGTAGTTGTTAATTTTTCCACAAAGTCGTTTGAAGGTGTAAAGACAATTGTGGCGGCAAGGCAAGAAAATATAGTACTTAAAGAGATTATAAATAAACATCTTGGTTCTTGGGTTGAGCTTGACCAATTACGCCAAGAAAATGCGCGCCTTCGCGAGCTGGTGGGTTTTAAAAGTCAACTTGGGAATATGGCACTTTCCGCGCAAGTTTTATCGCGTGATTCTGACGGCTGGTTCCAATGGATTACGGTTAACAAAGGTATAAAAGATGGTGTTATAGCAGATGTTGCCGTGCTTGCAATTGCAAACGCACAGCCCTGTGTGCTTGGCAGAATTTATGAAGTTTTTGAAAACTCATCAAAAGTTATACTTATCACAAATCCTCTTTTTTCTGTTCCCGCAAAACTAAAAAATGCAAATAGAGATGCCTTAATAGAAGGTTCAAACAACGGCTTTTTGTCCGCCCGTTTTTTAAAAGATGAGTCGGTTGTTGTATCTTGCGGCGATGATGTTATAACAAGCGCGTTAAGCTCGGTGTTTCCTCAAGGGTTTAGAATAGGCACTATATCTTCCGTGCAGGAAAGTTCTGAAGAGTCAACTCTTGTTGCCTTAGTAAAGCCGGCAATAAACCTAAACACCGTGTCTGAAACAATAATTTT
This is a stretch of genomic DNA from Endomicrobiales bacterium. It encodes these proteins:
- the mreC gene encoding rod shape-determining protein MreC, producing MQNPSTIHSNPIKTLIVLLLIGFLLLASHLTEKIVVMKKFMFYVLAPSATSASVVVNFSTKSFEGVKTIVAARQENIVLKEIINKHLGSWVELDQLRQENARLRELVGFKSQLGNMALSAQVLSRDSDGWFQWITVNKGIKDGVIADVAVLAIANAQPCVLGRIYEVFENSSKVILITNPLFSVPAKLKNANRDALIEGSNNGFLSARFLKDESVVVSCGDDVITSALSSVFPQGFRIGTISSVQESSEESTLVALVKPAINLNTVSETIILLPKGNKSKD
- a CDS encoding rod shape-determining protein, which gives rise to MFNYLLSLFSNDMGIDLGTASVLVYVKGQGIVLREPSVVAIEKDTKRVLAVGEEAKRMLGRTPANIIAIRPLRNGVIADFEITEQMIRYFIKKVHNRRSFLHPRIVIGVPSGITEVERRAVRESAEQAGARQVYLIEEPMAAAIGANLPIQEPEGSMIVDIGGGTTEVAVISLGGMVVSRSLGIAGDEMNEAIVQYLRKKYNLLIGENTSEEVKIKIGSVFPMVKETSMEVKGRDQVTGLPKIISITSEEIRSALAEPMKAIIDVIKSTLEETPAELSADLVDRGIVLAGGGSLLHGLADLLAHETELPVVNAEDPLTCVVRGTGKYLEELDNIKYSRKSII